In the Thiomicrorhabdus sp. genome, one interval contains:
- a CDS encoding YeiH family protein: MFATTVQRGHTLNGIMLVALFAIAAQAISQTGLISGLGLSPLIIGILMGAIYGNTLHQHIPIEWHAGIHFSARRILRVAIVLYGFSITVQEIASIGWQGIVLAAAVVTTILTIGYYIGTKWLKMEPETALLTSAGSGICGAAAVLAMEPVTKAKSHQTAVAVATVVVFGTLAMFLYPILDGMHFFQLSAEAKGLYFGSTIHEVAQVVGASSALSTQAQEYAVIEKMTRVLMIVPAILVVGWFMMRRVSSSEAGKGSLTASIPWFAVGFLLVAAFNSFDLLPQEMVASIHQIDTFLLTMAMVALGMETQVSKMKQVGSSAFILAGILFLILMIGGYFLVKLLGI, encoded by the coding sequence ATGTTTGCGACGACCGTTCAACGAGGACACACTCTCAACGGAATTATGCTGGTGGCGTTGTTTGCCATTGCCGCTCAGGCCATCTCCCAAACCGGATTGATCTCCGGTTTAGGCTTGAGTCCGCTGATTATTGGGATTCTTATGGGAGCGATTTACGGTAATACCTTACATCAGCATATTCCGATTGAATGGCATGCCGGGATTCACTTTTCGGCACGCAGAATTCTACGCGTGGCCATCGTGCTGTACGGTTTTTCGATTACCGTTCAGGAGATTGCTTCGATCGGCTGGCAGGGAATTGTTCTGGCAGCAGCGGTAGTGACAACGATTTTAACGATTGGTTACTATATCGGTACCAAATGGTTGAAAATGGAGCCGGAAACCGCCTTGCTGACCTCCGCCGGCAGCGGTATTTGCGGTGCTGCGGCCGTTCTGGCGATGGAACCGGTAACCAAAGCAAAAAGTCATCAAACGGCGGTAGCGGTGGCCACGGTGGTCGTCTTTGGAACCTTGGCAATGTTTCTTTATCCGATTTTGGATGGCATGCACTTCTTCCAACTGAGCGCCGAAGCCAAAGGACTGTATTTCGGCAGCACTATTCACGAAGTTGCACAGGTTGTAGGCGCGTCCAGCGCACTCTCGACACAAGCCCAGGAATATGCGGTTATTGAGAAAATGACTCGCGTCTTGATGATTGTGCCAGCCATTCTGGTGGTTGGTTGGTTTATGATGCGTCGGGTTTCATCCTCCGAAGCCGGTAAAGGGAGTTTAACGGCTTCAATTCCTTGGTTTGCGGTCGGTTTTCTGCTGGTAGCGGCATTTAATTCTTTCGATCTTTTGCCTCAGGAAATGGTTGCCTCGATTCATCAGATTGATACTTTTCTCTTAACCATGGCAATGGTTGCTTTGGGAATGGAAACTCAGGTCAGTAAAATGAAACAGGTCGGTTCCAGCGCGTTTATTCTTGCTGGAATCTTGTTCTTGATTCTGATGATTGGTGGTTATTTTCTGGTGAAATTATTGGGAATTTAA
- a CDS encoding LysR substrate-binding domain-containing protein produces the protein MIKASYLLTFAKVAELKNITLAAEALHRSQPAISGQLKALQEAFSSPLYERKGAGIELTELGKSLLPYAQRQAKLLIDAETFRMQMEYDQEITLKIGASTTIANYALPTLIARFHQDYPLIKVDVLVGNTQKVLNNLTTLDAAFVEGRIQGIKNTGYYPSTWKQDELIVIMPDHHPLAKMTEITLQSISKYPLILREPGSGTKEMIELAFKRLDLEIRPVIELYSTESIKEAVRVGLGIALVSKLAVETLPPSICWRTLSNEQQIIRPLSLLLPELGHNTHWIRAFIG, from the coding sequence ATGATTAAAGCCAGCTACCTGCTCACCTTTGCCAAGGTGGCGGAATTGAAAAACATCACCCTTGCCGCAGAGGCATTACATCGCTCACAACCGGCGATTTCCGGACAGCTAAAAGCTTTGCAGGAAGCCTTTTCGAGCCCTTTATACGAGCGAAAAGGCGCGGGGATCGAATTGACAGAATTAGGTAAATCGCTATTGCCCTATGCACAAAGACAGGCCAAATTATTAATTGATGCGGAAACCTTCCGCATGCAAATGGAATACGATCAGGAAATCACACTCAAAATCGGCGCTTCAACGACGATCGCCAATTACGCTCTGCCGACACTGATTGCACGCTTCCATCAAGACTACCCTCTGATCAAAGTCGACGTACTGGTCGGAAACACACAAAAAGTATTAAACAACCTGACCACTCTGGATGCCGCTTTTGTCGAAGGGCGTATTCAGGGCATTAAAAACACCGGTTACTACCCGTCGACCTGGAAGCAGGACGAGCTGATTGTCATTATGCCCGATCATCACCCTTTAGCGAAAATGACAGAGATCACGCTTCAATCGATTAGCAAATATCCATTGATTTTGCGGGAGCCCGGATCGGGAACCAAAGAAATGATTGAGCTGGCGTTTAAACGCCTCGACCTGGAAATCAGACCGGTTATTGAACTCTACAGCACGGAATCGATCAAGGAAGCGGTTCGCGTCGGGCTGGGAATTGCCCTGGTATCCAAATTGGCGGTAGAAACACTGCCGCCCAGTATCTGCTGGCGTACTCTCAGCAATGAACAACAGATCATCCGTCCGCTGTCGTTACTGCTGCCGGAACTTGGACATAACACACACTGGATTCGCGCCTTTATCGGCTAG
- a CDS encoding YjfB family protein translates to MDISGVSAAGAVSAVLAQQQVYSQEQAGVAMLKKSLDTQSQNALTLIQSIPQTPSAQSLPPNLGNHINTTA, encoded by the coding sequence ATGGATATTTCAGGTGTTTCGGCTGCGGGGGCGGTGAGTGCCGTTCTGGCTCAACAGCAGGTCTATTCTCAAGAGCAGGCGGGTGTTGCCATGCTAAAAAAATCGCTTGATACTCAATCGCAGAACGCTCTGACTCTGATTCAGTCGATTCCGCAAACGCCTTCGGCTCAAAGCTTGCCGCCGAATCTAGGCAATCACATCAATACCACCGCTTGA
- a CDS encoding YeeE/YedE thiosulfate transporter family protein — MEIEVWSGWLAGLAIGLFVVLHFWLIGKPAGCSTGYGNVCGLLCRRVRYYHEGEYTHKNNIKLWFLIGIPIGGLLSALNSPDAWHISFDMGMYDEILPQSAAAKAIWLIFGGMLLGFGARLAGACTTGHALVGGAMLNPPSLLAGLVFFASAFIATRLLFGT; from the coding sequence ATGGAAATAGAAGTCTGGTCGGGCTGGCTGGCAGGACTGGCAATCGGGCTGTTTGTGGTTCTGCACTTCTGGCTGATCGGTAAACCGGCCGGTTGCTCGACGGGATACGGCAACGTCTGCGGCCTGCTGTGTCGACGTGTGCGCTACTACCATGAAGGCGAGTATACCCATAAAAACAACATCAAACTGTGGTTCCTCATCGGCATCCCGATCGGCGGACTCTTAAGCGCGTTGAACTCTCCCGATGCCTGGCACATCAGTTTCGACATGGGCATGTACGACGAAATCCTGCCGCAGTCGGCCGCAGCCAAAGCCATCTGGCTGATTTTCGGTGGCATGCTGCTTGGCTTTGGCGCTCGACTGGCCGGAGCCTGCACAACCGGGCACGCCCTGGTTGGCGGCGCGATGCTGAATCCACCAAGCCTCTTAGCCGGTTTGGTCTTTTTTGCCAGCGCATTTATCGCTACACGACTGCTATTCGGAACCTGA
- a CDS encoding YeeE/YedE thiosulfate transporter family protein → MNDKTDKTEEKNPQHQYSWLTSIRLTVISFGYAYRANILSLIMGILFGYLMSHAGATTYDYHAEMFLLIDLQLMKVIGTAVVVAMVGVSLLKKFHINSITTGTEVDFVKKPYQQGLIAGAFLFGIGWAMTASCPGTVPAMLGEGKISAFFTLIGLLLGTMAYGVLQTFIASQGRYGDVLKD, encoded by the coding sequence ATGAACGACAAAACAGATAAAACAGAAGAGAAAAACCCGCAACACCAATATTCCTGGCTGACCAGTATTCGCCTGACGGTCATCTCCTTCGGTTATGCCTACCGAGCGAATATCCTTAGCCTGATCATGGGAATTCTATTTGGTTATCTGATGAGCCATGCCGGAGCGACCACTTACGATTACCACGCCGAAATGTTTCTGTTAATTGATCTGCAATTAATGAAGGTCATCGGCACAGCAGTCGTCGTCGCAATGGTCGGCGTCTCCTTGCTGAAAAAGTTCCACATCAACTCAATCACCACCGGCACCGAAGTGGACTTCGTCAAAAAACCATACCAGCAAGGGTTGATTGCCGGCGCTTTTCTTTTCGGAATCGGCTGGGCAATGACCGCATCCTGCCCGGGAACCGTGCCTGCCATGCTTGGCGAGGGCAAAATCAGCGCCTTTTTCACACTGATCGGGCTTTTACTCGGTACCATGGCTTACGGCGTATTACAGACTTTTATCGCCAGCCAGGGACGTTACGGTGACGTTTTAAAAGATTAG
- the typA gene encoding translational GTPase TypA — MTTQNIRNIAIIAHVDHGKTTLVDQLLKQSGTLDERKDLGERVMDSNDLEKERGITILSKNTAIKWNDYRINIVDTPGHADFGGEVERILSMVDSVLLLVDSVEGPMPQTRFVTEKALQQGLKPIVVINKIDRPGARPDWVLDQTFDLFDRLGATDEQMDFDVLYASGLNGFAGFDEDVREGDMNPVFETIIEKVPAPEVDLEGPFQLQCISLDYDTYKGVIGTGRIKRGTAKVGMQVTIIDAQGKTRKGKFGEIFGYHGLDRINVDEAHAGDIIAFSGFDPLNISDTLCDPENVEALEPLKVDEPTVSMTFQVNDSPFVGQEGKLLTSRQIRERLDKELLTNVALRVEDTEDANKFRVSGRGELHLSVLIETMRREGFEMGISRPEVIFREIDGEIQEPYETLTVDVPEDAQGTIMEKLGMRKAEMQDMVPDGHGRVRVDFIIPSRGLIGFRTEFMTATQGNGLIFSSFSHYGPKFDGSVGERNNGVLISIDKGKALAYALFNLQDRGRLYIGHGEEVYEGMIIGLHSRANDLTVNPLKGKQLTNIRAAGTDEALNLVPPIRFSLEQALEFIDDDELVEVTPESIRLRKKLLTENERKRASRSK, encoded by the coding sequence ATGACAACGCAAAACATTCGCAATATCGCCATTATTGCCCACGTTGACCACGGTAAAACCACCTTAGTTGACCAACTTCTAAAACAGTCAGGTACTCTGGACGAACGTAAGGATCTGGGCGAACGCGTCATGGACTCGAACGATTTGGAGAAAGAGCGTGGTATTACCATCCTGTCGAAAAACACCGCCATCAAGTGGAACGACTACCGCATCAATATCGTGGACACTCCAGGGCACGCCGACTTCGGTGGAGAAGTCGAACGTATTCTTTCGATGGTTGATTCGGTACTGCTGCTGGTCGATTCGGTCGAAGGACCAATGCCACAAACTCGTTTTGTAACCGAAAAAGCACTGCAACAAGGCTTGAAGCCAATCGTTGTCATCAACAAAATCGACCGTCCCGGCGCACGTCCTGACTGGGTACTGGATCAGACTTTTGACCTGTTCGACCGTTTGGGTGCAACCGACGAACAAATGGATTTCGACGTACTTTATGCATCTGGTCTGAACGGTTTCGCCGGATTTGACGAAGATGTTCGCGAAGGCGATATGAACCCGGTTTTCGAAACCATTATCGAAAAAGTTCCGGCGCCGGAAGTTGACTTGGAAGGGCCTTTCCAGCTGCAATGTATCTCTTTGGATTACGACACCTACAAAGGCGTGATCGGAACCGGTCGTATCAAACGCGGTACCGCCAAAGTGGGCATGCAGGTCACCATCATCGATGCACAAGGCAAAACCCGTAAAGGTAAATTCGGTGAAATCTTCGGTTACCACGGTCTGGATCGAATCAATGTCGACGAAGCTCACGCCGGTGACATCATCGCTTTCTCCGGTTTCGACCCTCTGAACATCTCCGATACTTTGTGCGATCCGGAAAATGTAGAAGCGCTTGAACCTTTGAAGGTTGACGAACCGACCGTTAGCATGACTTTCCAGGTAAATGACTCTCCGTTCGTCGGACAGGAAGGGAAACTGCTAACCTCCCGCCAAATCCGTGAGCGCCTGGATAAAGAGTTGCTGACCAACGTTGCTTTGCGTGTAGAAGACACCGAAGACGCTAACAAATTCCGTGTTTCCGGCCGAGGTGAACTGCACCTTTCGGTATTGATCGAAACCATGCGTCGTGAAGGTTTTGAAATGGGAATTTCCCGTCCGGAAGTTATCTTCCGCGAAATCGACGGCGAAATTCAGGAGCCTTATGAAACCCTGACCGTTGATGTTCCGGAAGATGCGCAAGGAACCATCATGGAAAAACTAGGGATGCGTAAAGCGGAAATGCAAGACATGGTTCCGGACGGACATGGTCGTGTTCGCGTCGACTTCATTATCCCTTCACGCGGTTTGATCGGCTTCCGTACCGAATTTATGACGGCAACTCAGGGGAACGGTCTGATCTTCTCAAGCTTCTCACACTACGGTCCGAAGTTCGACGGTTCCGTTGGCGAGCGCAACAACGGTGTTCTGATCTCGATCGACAAAGGTAAAGCTCTGGCTTATGCTCTATTTAACCTGCAGGATCGCGGACGTCTGTACATCGGCCACGGTGAAGAAGTCTACGAAGGGATGATCATCGGTCTGCACAGCCGTGCGAACGACTTGACGGTCAACCCTTTGAAAGGGAAGCAATTGACCAACATCCGTGCCGCCGGTACCGATGAAGCTCTGAACCTGGTTCCGCCTATCCGCTTCTCTTTGGAACAGGCTCTGGAATTCATTGACGACGACGAACTGGTCGAAGTAACTCCTGAAAGCATTCGTTTGCGTAAGAAACTCCTGACTGAGAACGAACGTAAGCGCGCGTCTCGCAGCAAGTAA
- the pip gene encoding prolyl aminopeptidase, translating into MNVQSSLYPPIEPYVQHSLQVDSTHQLHLEECGNPSGIPVVFIHGGPGAGYNSSHRRFFDPDAYRIILFDQRGCGRSRPHASLRKNTTAHLIEDLEKIRRHLNIDKWLLFGGSWGSTLSLLYAESYPERVYGLILRGIFLCRKEDIAWFYQSGADRFYPDFWEDFIAPIPQEARHDMVTAYYETLTGEDEIARMRAAEAWSVWEGRTCNLETDEETVNYFGDPFNALAIARIECHYFHHQAFIEKNQILDDIEAISHLPIHIIHGRYDMVCPINQAFDLYARLPNAKLQICNRSGHSAMEPEITQALVDATDRFRELIEEQ; encoded by the coding sequence ATGAACGTTCAATCCAGTCTTTATCCGCCGATCGAACCCTATGTTCAGCACAGCTTGCAAGTCGATAGCACTCATCAGTTACACCTTGAAGAATGCGGCAACCCTTCAGGCATTCCGGTGGTTTTTATTCATGGCGGCCCCGGAGCCGGTTACAACTCGTCCCATCGACGCTTTTTCGACCCGGATGCCTATCGAATCATTCTGTTCGATCAACGCGGTTGCGGACGCTCCAGACCGCACGCCTCTCTGCGCAAAAACACCACCGCACACCTGATCGAAGATCTGGAGAAAATCCGTCGCCATCTGAACATTGATAAGTGGCTGCTGTTCGGCGGCTCCTGGGGCTCGACCTTGTCACTGCTGTATGCAGAAAGTTACCCTGAACGAGTTTACGGTCTGATTCTACGCGGCATCTTTTTGTGTCGGAAGGAAGATATTGCCTGGTTTTATCAGTCCGGTGCCGACCGTTTTTATCCGGATTTTTGGGAGGATTTCATCGCGCCAATCCCGCAAGAGGCGCGCCATGACATGGTAACGGCTTACTATGAAACCCTGACTGGTGAAGATGAAATCGCCCGCATGCGTGCCGCCGAAGCCTGGTCGGTATGGGAAGGCCGCACCTGCAATCTGGAAACCGACGAAGAAACCGTCAACTATTTCGGCGACCCCTTCAATGCTCTGGCAATCGCGCGCATTGAATGCCACTATTTCCACCATCAGGCATTCATCGAAAAAAACCAGATCCTTGATGACATCGAAGCAATTTCCCATCTGCCGATTCACATTATCCACGGACGCTACGACATGGTCTGCCCGATCAATCAGGCATTTGATCTTTATGCCAGATTACCGAATGCCAAACTGCAAATCTGCAACCGTTCCGGACACTCGGCAATGGAACCGGAAATTACTCAAGCACTGGTTGATGCTACCGACCGTTTCAGGGAGCTGATTGAAGAACAATGA
- the dtd gene encoding D-aminoacyl-tRNA deacylase → MICLIQRALAGQVTIAGETVGRIDHGMVVLVGFQPQDTQVALEKMAHKLLHYRLFSDEKQKMNLNVQQVSGSILLVPQFTLAANTQSGLRPSFSSCAPPSEAEQMFQKFLGIMNHRYGLVESGVFGADMQVSLINDGPVTFWLQT, encoded by the coding sequence ATGATCTGCCTGATTCAACGCGCTCTTGCCGGACAAGTAACCATTGCCGGAGAAACCGTCGGCAGAATCGATCACGGCATGGTGGTTCTGGTCGGTTTTCAGCCACAAGATACTCAAGTCGCTCTGGAGAAAATGGCTCATAAACTCCTGCACTACCGCCTGTTTTCCGATGAAAAGCAAAAGATGAACCTGAATGTCCAGCAAGTCAGCGGCAGCATTTTGCTGGTACCGCAATTCACGCTTGCCGCCAACACACAATCCGGATTGAGACCAAGTTTTTCCAGTTGCGCCCCGCCATCGGAGGCCGAGCAGATGTTTCAGAAATTTCTGGGCATAATGAACCACCGCTACGGCTTGGTGGAAAGCGGTGTTTTCGGTGCGGATATGCAAGTCAGCCTGATCAATGACGGCCCGGTCACTTTCTGGCTGCAGACCTGA
- a CDS encoding patatin-like phospholipase family protein — protein sequence MKTQNVHLILGSGGARGLSHIGVIRYLQKQGMHITRITGCSMGALVGGLHAAGKLDEYESWVTQISRLDVLRFLDLSLNASNGFVKGDKIMDKLREWVGHVDIESLPIPFSAVSSDILSQKEVWISHGDLIDAIRASISVPGIFTPLVKNGMVLVDGGILNPIPIPPKSMQSNEITIAVSLSGRALTHPFGEKSSQTIAESPENEQQSSTVNRFLQNLQEMFSSEHTEGEKRDPTDLSLSDIMIGMFNAMQDTLTRYQLAGSPPDILIEIPANICNSHDFHKAKQLIPAGYYWAEKAIGQQLDFLSS from the coding sequence GTGAAAACACAAAACGTTCACCTGATTCTCGGCTCCGGCGGCGCCAGAGGCTTGAGTCATATCGGAGTGATTCGCTACCTGCAGAAACAGGGCATGCACATTACCCGAATCACCGGTTGTTCGATGGGAGCCCTTGTCGGCGGCTTGCACGCTGCGGGCAAACTGGATGAGTATGAATCCTGGGTGACACAAATCAGTCGGCTGGACGTTCTGCGCTTTCTTGATCTGTCACTGAACGCCAGCAACGGTTTTGTAAAAGGCGATAAAATCATGGACAAACTGCGCGAATGGGTTGGTCACGTCGATATCGAATCCCTTCCGATTCCGTTCAGTGCCGTTTCCTCCGATATCCTCAGCCAGAAAGAAGTCTGGATCAGCCATGGCGACTTGATTGACGCGATCCGCGCTTCGATTTCCGTTCCCGGAATTTTCACCCCGCTGGTCAAAAACGGCATGGTTCTGGTTGACGGCGGCATTCTGAACCCGATCCCGATTCCTCCCAAATCAATGCAGAGCAATGAAATCACCATAGCGGTGAGTTTATCCGGAAGGGCACTTACGCACCCTTTCGGTGAAAAGTCTTCACAAACCATTGCTGAATCGCCTGAGAACGAGCAACAGAGTTCAACCGTCAACCGCTTCCTGCAAAATCTTCAGGAGATGTTCAGTTCAGAGCATACAGAAGGAGAGAAGAGAGACCCGACCGATCTGTCCTTGTCGGATATTATGATCGGTATGTTTAATGCGATGCAGGATACTTTGACGCGATACCAGCTGGCGGGATCGCCTCCGGACATTCTGATCGAAATTCCGGCAAACATCTGCAACTCACACGACTTCCACAAAGCCAAACAGTTGATACCGGCTGGTTATTACTGGGCCGAAAAAGCGATCGGCCAGCAACTGGATTTCCTGTCTTCTTAA
- the ccoS gene encoding cbb3-type cytochrome oxidase assembly protein CcoS, whose translation MDVIYGLIPMMLFFGFLVVVVFIWMAKKGYFDDMDGQASRILMDDDDFEAPEPEKNPPNADDKPSEITESSAKTSVKR comes from the coding sequence ATGGATGTAATCTACGGTTTGATACCGATGATGCTGTTTTTTGGCTTTCTGGTTGTCGTCGTTTTTATCTGGATGGCCAAAAAAGGCTATTTTGACGATATGGATGGGCAGGCAAGTCGGATTTTAATGGACGACGACGATTTCGAAGCGCCTGAACCGGAAAAGAATCCGCCGAATGCCGACGATAAGCCATCTGAAATCACGGAGTCTTCTGCAAAGACCTCCGTGAAAAGATAG
- a CDS encoding heavy metal translocating P-type ATPase produces the protein MAETCFHCGQAIPEGELVLKPIKGEEHSFCCHGCASVCEVIYEAGMESFYQRTPEGELLSPPPAPNKDIEFFDYDEVQSQYVSNLGDQREITLMSEAIHCAACVWLIEHTLAKMDAVLMARVNFTNKQIKIRWDNSRLKLSEIIKKLNSIGYDATPYDASASEEAFRKANRDLLYRLGFAGFAMMNVMWFSVALYTGASTDPEYRNYFHWLELIIATVTLGYSGQPFLKGAWTSLKGRSVGMDVSISLGMMTTYLYSCWVTLHPENVGDVYFDTLIDFMFLLLIGRYLEAISKNKAVDASRRLMDLQPKVARRLTENGSEIVPVRTLTRGMTILVKPGEKFPVDGRVADGQAMVNESMLSGESREIHKTVGSKVAAGTVNIDGTLEVEVDSILQDTQLGKIVSMVEEAQGSKAPIQCTADKIMPWFVSTTISLAVASFVFWIFNAGIEFAIMTATAVLIITCPCAFGLATPMAIAVASGVSARNGILVKNGAVLETLHQIDHFVFDKTGTLTEGRMQWIASEWKEGVDERALLRDVGSIEHLSEHSIGQAVSESIAAKYHYKNTDWLKAENFKAVSGKGVEATVDGSSYLLGTARWLREEGIILTDELQKKAQQHAEKGQTAVWISCNGEAVGVLFLEDQIRADAKELIERLKARGKRVTLLSGDLQVVADRVAEKLGGMDVIAEVLPQDKNTVIRDLQASGSQVAMVGDGVNDAPALVRANVGIALGSGTDVSMDSADIVLMNNELLAVDTAVALSERTLRTIKQNIASSITYNAIMVPLAMTGVLTPLIAAITMPLSSLVVIGNAARIRSFFSDRSVRQRRANP, from the coding sequence ATGGCGGAAACCTGTTTTCACTGCGGCCAGGCAATTCCGGAAGGTGAGCTGGTCTTAAAACCGATTAAAGGCGAAGAGCATTCCTTTTGCTGCCATGGATGTGCGTCGGTTTGTGAAGTGATCTATGAAGCCGGGATGGAAAGCTTTTATCAAAGAACACCTGAAGGTGAGCTGCTTTCGCCGCCACCGGCTCCGAATAAAGACATCGAATTTTTCGACTACGACGAAGTTCAATCGCAATATGTCAGCAATTTGGGTGATCAACGCGAAATAACTCTGATGTCGGAGGCGATTCACTGCGCCGCCTGTGTCTGGCTGATTGAACATACCCTTGCAAAAATGGATGCGGTCCTAATGGCTCGCGTCAATTTCACCAATAAACAGATCAAAATCCGTTGGGACAACAGCCGTTTAAAGTTGTCGGAAATTATCAAGAAGCTTAACAGTATTGGCTATGATGCCACGCCGTACGATGCCTCCGCCAGTGAGGAAGCATTCCGCAAGGCCAATCGTGATCTGCTGTATCGCCTTGGTTTTGCCGGTTTCGCGATGATGAATGTCATGTGGTTCTCGGTTGCGCTCTATACCGGGGCCAGCACGGACCCCGAATACCGAAATTACTTCCACTGGCTGGAACTGATTATTGCCACCGTGACCCTGGGTTACTCCGGACAACCGTTTTTAAAGGGAGCCTGGACTTCACTGAAAGGGCGCAGCGTCGGAATGGATGTTTCCATCAGTCTCGGCATGATGACAACCTATCTGTATTCCTGCTGGGTTACGCTGCACCCGGAAAATGTCGGCGATGTCTATTTTGACACCTTGATTGATTTCATGTTCCTGCTGTTGATCGGACGTTATCTGGAAGCGATCTCGAAAAATAAAGCGGTTGACGCTTCAAGGCGATTGATGGATCTGCAACCGAAAGTGGCCAGAAGATTAACCGAAAACGGCAGTGAAATCGTTCCTGTGCGGACTTTGACACGCGGTATGACTATTCTGGTCAAGCCGGGTGAAAAATTTCCGGTGGATGGCCGAGTGGCCGATGGTCAGGCGATGGTAAATGAATCGATGCTCAGTGGTGAGTCCCGCGAGATCCATAAGACGGTTGGTTCCAAAGTTGCGGCCGGAACGGTGAATATTGATGGTACTCTGGAGGTTGAAGTCGATTCGATTTTACAGGATACGCAGCTCGGTAAAATTGTCAGCATGGTGGAAGAGGCGCAGGGTTCGAAAGCGCCGATTCAGTGTACCGCCGACAAAATCATGCCGTGGTTTGTTTCGACGACCATCAGCTTGGCTGTCGCCAGTTTCGTTTTCTGGATTTTCAATGCCGGTATTGAGTTTGCGATTATGACCGCAACTGCGGTGTTGATTATTACCTGTCCGTGCGCTTTCGGTCTGGCAACGCCAATGGCGATTGCCGTAGCTTCCGGTGTGTCGGCACGAAACGGCATTCTGGTTAAGAACGGTGCTGTTCTGGAGACATTGCATCAGATTGATCATTTTGTTTTCGACAAAACCGGTACGCTGACCGAAGGCCGGATGCAATGGATTGCTTCGGAATGGAAAGAAGGCGTTGATGAAAGAGCCCTTTTGCGGGATGTCGGTTCAATTGAACATCTTTCTGAACACAGTATCGGTCAAGCAGTGAGTGAATCGATTGCAGCCAAATATCACTATAAAAATACCGATTGGCTTAAAGCGGAAAACTTTAAAGCCGTTTCCGGCAAAGGGGTTGAGGCGACGGTTGACGGAAGTTCGTATCTGCTTGGGACGGCGCGCTGGCTGAGAGAAGAGGGGATTATTCTGACCGATGAGTTGCAGAAAAAGGCGCAACAACACGCCGAAAAAGGTCAGACCGCGGTATGGATTTCCTGTAACGGCGAAGCCGTTGGTGTTTTATTCCTTGAAGACCAGATTCGAGCGGATGCCAAAGAATTGATTGAGCGTCTGAAAGCACGTGGTAAACGCGTCACGTTATTAAGCGGAGATTTGCAGGTGGTTGCCGATCGCGTGGCGGAAAAGCTTGGCGGAATGGACGTGATCGCTGAAGTTCTGCCTCAGGATAAAAACACGGTCATCCGTGATCTGCAGGCGAGCGGTAGCCAGGTGGCAATGGTCGGAGACGGTGTAAACGATGCACCGGCTCTGGTTCGTGCCAACGTCGGGATTGCGCTCGGCTCGGGAACCGATGTTTCTATGGACAGTGCCGATATCGTTTTGATGAATAACGAACTGTTGGCGGTCGATACAGCAGTGGCCTTATCCGAGCGGACGCTGCGAACGATTAAACAGAATATCGCCAGTTCGATCACTTATAATGCGATCATGGTGCCTTTGGCGATGACCGGTGTCTTAACCCCGCTGATTGCCGCGATCACCATGCCGTTAAGCAGTTTGGTGGTTATCGGTAATGCAGCGCGTATTCGCAGTTTCTTCAGCGATCGCTCGGTTCGTCAAAGACGGGCAAATCCGTAG
- a CDS encoding FixH family protein, translating to MTQPLKHNGKQDQRDWSVAWKNPFVIAWVIILSVVLTVNFFMVSMAIVTNPGLVIDDFYEQGKNMDKILAEQKRMDKLGWQLQIDLPILSEGKSDQVILKVLDKDGQALAVDNATLFYYRPSDRNLDGKAELTATGKTGVFETEFSLPKKGKWDLIMEVNRGETRFNVGRSIMVQDPE from the coding sequence GTGACTCAACCGCTAAAACACAACGGCAAGCAAGATCAGCGCGATTGGAGCGTGGCTTGGAAAAACCCCTTTGTTATCGCCTGGGTGATTATTCTGTCGGTTGTTCTGACGGTGAATTTCTTTATGGTCAGCATGGCAATCGTAACCAACCCAGGGTTGGTGATCGACGACTTCTATGAGCAAGGCAAGAACATGGATAAAATTCTGGCCGAGCAGAAACGAATGGATAAGCTTGGCTGGCAGTTGCAAATTGATTTACCGATCTTGAGTGAAGGGAAATCCGATCAGGTAATCTTGAAGGTGTTGGATAAGGATGGGCAAGCGCTTGCGGTTGATAACGCGACGCTCTTTTACTATCGTCCTTCAGATCGCAATCTCGATGGCAAAGCTGAATTGACGGCAACCGGCAAAACCGGGGTTTTCGAAACCGAATTCAGCCTGCCTAAAAAAGGCAAATGGGATCTGATCATGGAAGTGAACCGTGGCGAAACACGGTTTAATGTCGGTCGATCGATTATGGTTCAAGATCCCGAATAA